Proteins co-encoded in one Sporosarcina sp. FSL K6-1522 genomic window:
- the ytpR gene encoding YtpR family tRNA-binding protein, which translates to MNAFYNLNGVGDVLIVQLTPSRPEAVTTKTTGDVTLVYDESTTELVGFNLFKAASYIKLDEVGRVDLTPAIVEQIQEALHKNEAGIDLNADLSPKFVVGHVVTKEKHPNADKLNICTVDVGDETVQIVCGAANVEAGQKVVVAKVGAVMPSGMVIRDAELRGVASAGMICSAKELALPNAPEAKGILVLDDNAVAGEAFSK; encoded by the coding sequence ATGAATGCATTTTATAACTTGAATGGTGTTGGAGATGTACTGATTGTACAGCTGACACCATCACGTCCGGAAGCTGTTACAACAAAGACTACAGGTGATGTGACGCTCGTATATGATGAGTCAACAACTGAATTAGTAGGCTTTAACCTCTTTAAAGCAGCATCATATATCAAACTTGACGAGGTTGGTAGAGTGGACTTGACACCAGCAATTGTTGAACAAATTCAAGAAGCACTTCATAAAAATGAAGCTGGCATTGATTTGAATGCAGATTTGTCGCCTAAATTTGTTGTCGGTCATGTTGTCACAAAAGAGAAGCATCCAAATGCGGACAAGCTGAACATTTGTACAGTCGATGTTGGCGATGAAACCGTTCAAATTGTTTGTGGTGCAGCGAATGTAGAAGCTGGACAAAAAGTGGTTGTTGCCAAAGTTGGCGCGGTCATGCCATCTGGAATGGTGATTCGAGATGCGGAACTTCGTGGCGTTGCTTCGGCGGGGATGATTTGCTCGGCGAAGGAACTAGCTTTACCAAATGCACCTGAAGCGAAAGGAATTCTCGTCCTTGACGACAATGCTGTAGCTGGAGAAGCGTTTAGTAAATAA
- a CDS encoding DUF1444 family protein: MKSQQLVDVLKERLPSEHFQWQFDRKTDKVRLEHTILKKGMDISLPEILAKYEQKKEAAIEEIVYTIDETFKAMEKENAVGFAESAAVYPVIRSTSFPQKSSAGNRFLTKDHTAETRIYYALDLGTTYRLIDESMLEAIGLSETEIMEAALFRVRALPIDMKKDEVSDNIYYFINNNDGYDASRILNSAFLKEMEEKIKGHMTVSVPHQDVLIIGDIRNDTGYDVLAQMSMHFFTTGAVPVTSLSFIYKDGKLEPIFIMAKNRLARREGRKK, translated from the coding sequence GTGAAATCACAACAACTTGTAGACGTGTTGAAAGAGCGTCTGCCATCTGAACATTTTCAATGGCAATTTGATCGGAAAACAGACAAGGTACGACTCGAACATACTATTTTGAAAAAAGGCATGGACATTTCATTGCCGGAAATTCTTGCGAAATATGAACAGAAAAAAGAGGCGGCCATCGAGGAAATCGTCTATACAATTGATGAAACATTTAAAGCGATGGAAAAAGAAAATGCTGTGGGATTTGCAGAGAGCGCGGCTGTTTACCCGGTTATCCGATCGACCTCATTCCCACAAAAATCTTCTGCTGGAAATCGTTTTCTCACAAAGGATCATACTGCTGAGACACGAATCTATTACGCATTGGATCTAGGGACAACGTATCGTCTCATCGATGAAAGTATGTTGGAAGCGATTGGTTTGTCTGAAACAGAAATTATGGAAGCAGCCCTCTTTCGTGTGCGCGCATTGCCGATTGATATGAAGAAGGACGAGGTTTCCGATAATATCTATTACTTTATCAATAATAATGATGGTTACGATGCAAGCCGCATTTTGAATAGTGCTTTTTTGAAAGAGATGGAAGAAAAAATCAAAGGCCATATGACCGTTTCTGTACCCCATCAAGATGTGCTCATTATTGGTGACATTCGGAATGACACGGGGTATGATGTGCTAGCACAGATGTCGATGCACTTCTTTACGACAGGCGCGGTTCCTGTGACATCGCTATCATTTATTTATAAAGATGGAAAACTTGAGCCGATTTTTATAATGGCCAAAAATCGTTTGGCAAGAAGGGAAGGAAGAAAGAAATGA